The following are encoded together in the Strongyloides ratti genome assembly S_ratti_ED321, chromosome : 2 genome:
- a CDS encoding Acrosomal protein SP-10 yields the protein MNLFYCWTIQSHFGLQSKGEQSTGGQSTGGQSSGGQGSGGQGSGGQGSGGQGSGGQGSGGQGSGGQGSGGQGSGGQGSGGQGSGGQGSGGQGSGGQGSGGQGSGGQGSGEQGSGEQGSGEQGSGEQGSGEQGSGEQGSGEQGSGGQGSGGQGSGGQGSGGQGSGGQGSGGQGSGGQGSGGQGGGGQGSGVQGSGEQGSGGQGSEGSVQKDQQKNKDKSQEGKAVEDQHRIST from the exons CTTTTCTACTGCTGGACAATTCAAAGTCATTTTGGATTACAAAGCAAAGGAGAACAAAGCACAGGTGGACAAAGCACAGGTGGACAAAGCAGTGGAGGACAAGGCAGTGGAGGACAAGGCAGTGGAGGACAAGGCAGTGGAGGACAAGGCAGTGGAGGACAGGGCAGTGGAGGACAGGGCAGTGGAGGACAGGGCAGTGGAGGACAAGGCAGTGGAGGACAAGGCAGTGGAGGACAAGGCAGTGGTGGACAAGGCAGTGGAGGACAAGGCAGTGGAGGACAAGGCAGTGGAGGACAGGGCAGTGGAGGACAAGGCAGTGGAGAACAAGGCAGTGGAGAACAAGGCAGTGGAGAACAAGGCAGTGGAGAACAAGGCAGTGGAGAACAAGGCAGTGGAGAACAAGGCAGTGGAGAACAAGGCAGTGGAGGACAAGGCAGTGGAGGACAAGGCAGTGGAGGACAGGGCAGTGGAGGACAGGGCAGTGGAGGACAGGGCAGTGGAGGACAGGGCAGTGGAGGACAGGGCAGTGGTGGACAAGGCGGTGGTGGACAAGGCAGTGGAGTACAAGGCAGTGGAGAACAAGGCAGTGGAGGACAAGGCAGTGAAGGATCTGTACAGAAAGATCAGCAAAAAAAT AAAGACAAATCACAGGAGGGCAAAGCAGTGGAGGATCAACACAGGATATCAA